In Zingiber officinale cultivar Zhangliang chromosome 6A, Zo_v1.1, whole genome shotgun sequence, a single genomic region encodes these proteins:
- the LOC121996920 gene encoding tubby-like F-box protein 1, which yields MSLRKALLSRVASLSKFNGDEAAGTAAANEIEGGDVDGVAASPGEEDGDRWARMLPELIGEIVRRVEATGDRWPFRKDVVSCACLCRRWREVTIGTVRPLPESGKITFPSSLKEPGPADAPIQCFIKRHKKNSTFYLYLGLTQTFMDEGKFLMAARRFRHGSHTEYILSLDADNLSVGCNAYLGKLRSDFLGTNFTVYDSQPPSNDAKTSSSRIMRRFASKRISPQISSGNFEIGQVSYKFNLLKSRGPRRMHCTLQCPMAPDRLEEGFLKKAQHSPGAPVVLRNKSPRWHEHLQCWCLNFHGRVTVASVKNFQLVTTADAAQPQGAREDETVLLQFGKVDDDMFTMDYRRPLSAFQAFAICLTSFGNGVC from the exons ATGTCTCTGCGGAAGGCGTTACTATCGAGGGTCGCATCGTTGTCCAAGTTCAACGGCGATGAGGCAGCGGGGACGGCGGCGGCGAATGAGATCGAAGGGGGAGATGTAGATGGGGTGGCTGCGTCGCCTGGGGAGGAAGACGGGGATAGATGGGCGCGGATGCTTCCGGAGCTGATAGGAGAGATTGTGCGGCGGGTTGAGGCCACCGGGGACCGGTGGCCGTTCAGGAAGGATGTGGTTTCGTGTGCTTGTCTCTGCCGGAGGTGGAGGGAAGTGACGATCGGGACCGTTCGCCCTCTACCTGAGTCCGGAAAGATCACCTTTCCCTCTTCCCTCAAGGAG CCAGGGCCGGCAGATGCTCCGATTCAGTGCTTTATTAAAAGACACAAGAAGAACTCAACCTTCTATCTGTATTTGGGTCTGACGCAAA CATTTATGGATGAAGGAAAGTTCCTTATGGCAGCACGCAGATTTAGGCATGGTTCTCACACTGAATATATTCTCTCTCTTGATGCTGATAACCTGTCCGTAGGATGTAATGCATACCTGGGAAAATTGAG ATCCGACTTCTTGGGTACAAATTTCACTGTATACGACAGCCAACCACCATCTAATGATGCCaaaacatcaagcagcagaattATGCGCCGTTTCGCTAGCAAACGAATTAGCCCTCAGATCTCTTCTGGTAACTTTGAGATTGGACAGGTATCCTATAAGTTCAACCTTCTCAAGTCAAGAGGGCCAAGAAGGATGCACTGCACTCTTCAGTGTCCCATGGCACCAGATCGCTTAGAAGAAGGTTTTCTAAAGAAGGCACAACATAGCCCCGGTGCACCTGTAGTTCTCAGGAACAAATCTCCTCGGTGGCATGAGCATCTGCAATGCTGGTGCTTGAACTTTCATGGCCGTGTCACAGTGGCCTCAGTGAAGAACTTCCAGCTGGTGACAACTGCTGATGCTGCCCAACCACAGGGAGCTAGAGAGGATGAGACAGTGCTGTTGCAGTTCGGCAAGGTTGACGATGACATGTTCACCATGGACTACCGTCGACCGCTCTCAGCCTTCCAGGCATTTGCAATCTGCCTCACCAGCTTTG GGAACGGTGTTTGTTAG
- the LOC121996921 gene encoding alcohol acyltransferase 9-like — translation MPMPAASSSSSSSSSSAVEIPDCYRPRDPILVRPRHDTPHHTLYLSNLDDQHFLRFTIKYLYAFRREVPTDTLVASLAEVLVHYYPLAGRLRPASGNGDKFELDCNGEGALLAEAFADGLTADKFIAGSSTPNKSWRKLLCRVDSQSFIGVPPLVVQVTRLSCGGMILCAAINHCLCDGIGSSQFLRAWALLTVNPDSALPVAPFHDRRILEPRRPPRIAFPHPEFTAPEAPPVPSQFLFSEPLLPVSLTFTSAHILRLKRRSAPSLKCTSFEVLAVHIWRAWVKSLHPPPSSQIPIKLLFSADARRRLIPELPDGYYGNGFVLACAETTARDLLASSACYGVELVQEAKARVSNEYVRSMVDLLEERRAKPDLASSLVISPWTKLGLEDVDFGEGRPLHVGPVTSEIYCLFLPVIGDLHAFTVLLSMPHGLADRFREHCKENLEDDDDGDGDREAKNWVN, via the exons ATGCCAATgcccgccgcctcctcctcctcctcctcctcctcctcatccgcCGTCGAAATTCCTGACTGCTACCGCCCCAGAGACCCCATCCTGGTGCGCCCCCGCCACGACACGCCGCACCATACCCTCTACCTCTCCAACCTCGACGACCAGCACTTCCTCCGCTTCACCATCAAGTACCTCTACGCCTTCCGACGAGAGGTGCCGACAGACACCCTCGTCGCCTCTCTCGCAGAGGTTCTCGTCCACTACTACCCCCTCGCGGGCCGCCTGCGGCCCGCGAGCGGGAACGGCGACAAGTTCGAGCTGGACTGCAATGGGGAGGGCGCTCTGCTAGCCGAGGCGTTTGCTGACGGCCTCACGGCGGACAAGTTTATCGCTGGAAGTTCAACTCCCAACAAATCGTGGAGGAAGCTCCTCTGCAGAGTGGATTCGCAGAGCTTCATCGGCGTTCCACCGCTCGTCGTTCAA GTAACCCGTCTCAGTTGCGGCGGCATGATCCTCTGCGCCGCCATTAATCACTGCCTCTGCGACGGCATCGGCTCGTCGCAGTTCCTCCGTGCATGGGCTCTGCTCACCGTCAACCCAGACTCAGCTCTCCCCGTCGCTCCGTTCCACGACCGTCGAATCTTAGAGCCGAGACGCCCGCCTCGAATCGCCTTCCCCCATCCCGAATTCACTGCGCCTGAGGCGCCACCGGTTCCATCTCAATTCCTCTTCTCTGAGCCTCTGCTCCCCGTCTCCCTCACGTTCACCTCCGCTCACATCCTCCGCCTCAAGCGGCGGAGCGCCCCCTCGCTCAAGTGCACCTCCTTCGAAGTCCTCGCAGTCCACATCTGGCGCGCCTGGGTCAAGTCCCTCCACCCCCCGCCCTCCTCCCAGATTCCAATTAAGCTCCTTTTCTCCGCCGACGCACGCCGGCGGCTGATCCCGGAGCTTCCCGACGGATACTACGGCAACGGCTTTGTCCTGGCCTGCGCGGAAACGACGGCGAGGGACTTGCTCGCGTCGAGCGCTTGCTACGGCGTGGAGTTGGTGCAGGAGGCGAAGGCGCGCGTGAGCAACGAGTACGTACGGTCGATGGTGGATCTGCTGGAGGAGAGGAGAGCAAAGCCGGACTTGGCATCGAGCTTGGTGATCTCGCCGTGGACGAAGCTCGGTCTTGAGGACGTCGACTTCGGGGAGGGCCGACCGTTGCACGTGGGTCCGGTGACGAGCGAGATTTATTGTCTCTTTTTGCCGGTGATCGGAGATCTGCATGCGTTCACGGTGCTGCTGTCGATGCCGCATGGGTTGGCCGATCGCTTTCGGGAACATTGCAAGGAGAATTTAGAAGATGACGATGACGGCGATGGCGATCGCGAGGCGAAGAATTGGGTGAATTAA